A genomic window from Mesorhizobium sp. 131-2-1 includes:
- a CDS encoding NAD(P)H-binding protein, whose amino-acid sequence MNTKPVLILGGTGKTGRRLAERLTAKNIPVRIGSRAGTPPFDWLDKATWGRALEGVDAVYISYYPDIAVPGAAETVEAFAQLAVECGVKRLVLLSGRGETEAQRAEEMLKASGADWTILRCSWFSQNFSEGFLVESILEGEVALPVGNVGEPFVDVDDIADVAETVLTEPGHIGQLYELTGPRLLSFADAVTEIGRATGRDIRYRQISHAEFTDAVAAHNLPPEFAWLLDELFTKVLDGRNETLTDGVQRALGRQPKDFSAYATETAATGIWSK is encoded by the coding sequence ATGAATACGAAACCTGTTTTGATCCTGGGCGGCACCGGCAAGACCGGCCGGCGCCTGGCCGAACGGCTGACCGCCAAGAACATTCCTGTGCGGATCGGCTCCCGCGCAGGCACGCCGCCCTTCGACTGGCTGGACAAGGCAACATGGGGCCGGGCGCTCGAAGGTGTCGACGCCGTCTACATCAGCTACTATCCGGACATCGCCGTGCCGGGCGCCGCCGAAACCGTCGAGGCGTTTGCCCAGCTCGCTGTCGAATGCGGCGTCAAGCGGTTGGTGCTGCTCTCCGGCCGTGGCGAAACCGAAGCGCAGCGCGCCGAGGAGATGTTGAAGGCCTCGGGCGCCGACTGGACCATCCTGCGCTGCTCCTGGTTCTCGCAGAATTTCAGCGAGGGCTTCCTGGTCGAGTCCATTCTCGAAGGCGAGGTCGCCTTGCCGGTCGGCAATGTCGGGGAACCTTTCGTCGATGTCGACGACATCGCCGACGTCGCCGAAACCGTCCTGACGGAGCCGGGTCATATCGGCCAGCTTTACGAGCTCACCGGCCCACGCCTGCTGAGCTTTGCCGACGCCGTCACCGAGATCGGCAGGGCCACCGGCCGCGACATCCGCTACCGGCAGATCTCGCATGCCGAATTCACCGACGCGGTGGCGGCGCACAACCTGCCGCCGGAATTCGCCTGGCTGCTCGACGAGCTCTTCACGAAGGTGCTCGACGGGCGCAACGAGACGTTGACAGACGGCGTGCAGCGCGCGCTCGGCCGCCAGCCGAAGGACTTTTCCGCCTACGCAACCGAAACCGCCGCAACCGGCATCTGGAGCAAGTGA
- a CDS encoding YebC/PmpR family DNA-binding transcriptional regulator translates to MAGHSQFKNIMHRKGRQDAVRSKMFSKLAREITVAAKTGTPDPAMNPRLRLAVQNAKAVSMPKDNIQRAINKASAGDGENYEAVRYEGYGPGGVALIVEALTDNRNRSASNVRAAFTKAGGALGETGSVSFMWNRVGEIYYRAAAGDADKVMEAAIEAGADDVESDEEGHTIYCTFENLGDVSKALEASLGEAESVKPIWQPQNNVPVDEERAQSLMKLVATLEDDDDVQSVYANFEVDDETMAKLSAA, encoded by the coding sequence ATGGCTGGCCATTCACAGTTCAAGAACATCATGCACCGCAAGGGCCGCCAGGATGCGGTGCGGTCGAAAATGTTTTCCAAGCTGGCGCGCGAAATCACCGTCGCGGCCAAGACCGGCACGCCGGATCCGGCGATGAACCCGCGGCTGCGCCTTGCCGTGCAGAACGCCAAGGCCGTGTCGATGCCGAAGGACAACATCCAGCGCGCTATCAACAAGGCTTCGGCCGGCGATGGCGAAAACTACGAGGCGGTTCGCTACGAGGGCTACGGCCCGGGCGGCGTGGCGCTGATCGTCGAGGCGCTGACCGACAATCGCAACCGTTCGGCCTCCAACGTGCGCGCGGCCTTCACCAAGGCCGGCGGCGCGCTCGGCGAAACCGGCTCGGTGTCGTTCATGTGGAACCGGGTCGGCGAGATCTATTACCGGGCTGCGGCCGGCGACGCCGACAAGGTCATGGAAGCGGCGATCGAGGCCGGCGCGGACGACGTGGAATCTGACGAGGAAGGCCACACCATCTACTGCACCTTCGAGAATCTCGGCGATGTGTCGAAGGCGCTCGAAGCCTCGCTCGGCGAAGCGGAATCGGTGAAGCCGATCTGGCAGCCGCAGAACAACGTTCCGGTCGACGAGGAACGCGCGCAGTCGCTGATGAAGCTGGTCGCCACGCTCGAGGATGACGACGACGTGCAGAGCGTCTACGCCAACTTCGAGGTCGACGACGAGACCATGGCCAAGCTCAGCGCGGCCTAA
- a CDS encoding SelT/SelW/SelH family protein produces the protein MSEAPLPTIRITYCTQCQWLLRAGWMAQELLSTFGTDLGEVTLVPGTGGVFSISCNDTLVWERKRDGGFPDAAKLKQLVRDVIDPDRDLGHADRKG, from the coding sequence ATGAGCGAAGCACCGCTGCCCACCATCCGCATCACCTATTGCACGCAGTGCCAGTGGCTGCTGCGTGCCGGCTGGATGGCGCAGGAGCTCTTGTCCACCTTCGGCACCGATCTCGGTGAAGTGACGCTGGTGCCGGGCACCGGCGGCGTCTTCAGCATTTCCTGCAACGACACGCTGGTCTGGGAGCGCAAGCGCGACGGCGGCTTTCCGGATGCGGCGAAGCTCAAGCAACTGGTGCGCGACGTCATCGATCCGGACCGCGATCTCGGCCATGCCGACCGCAAAGGCTAA
- a CDS encoding anthrone oxygenase family protein, with product MTKLLPTLTFIAAIGSGVVGGVFFAFSNFVMAALARLPVPSGIAAMNSINITVITPTFMTALFGTGLLCLVLIAAAIMGWSQSGSYWLLAGAVLYLIGNPIVTMVFNVPLNDALAAVDPASSNGAAVWANHLSQWVMWNHVRTVTAIVAMACFIFALL from the coding sequence ATGACCAAGCTTCTTCCCACCCTAACCTTCATTGCGGCCATCGGCTCGGGCGTCGTCGGCGGCGTGTTCTTCGCCTTCTCCAACTTCGTCATGGCGGCGCTTGCCCGGCTGCCCGTCCCAAGCGGCATCGCCGCAATGAACTCGATCAACATCACGGTGATCACCCCAACCTTCATGACGGCGCTTTTCGGCACCGGCCTGCTCTGTCTGGTGCTTATCGCCGCCGCCATCATGGGCTGGAGCCAGTCCGGCTCGTACTGGCTGCTTGCCGGGGCGGTGCTCTACCTGATCGGCAACCCGATCGTGACCATGGTCTTCAACGTGCCGCTCAACGATGCGCTCGCCGCCGTCGACCCGGCCAGCAGCAATGGCGCCGCTGTGTGGGCGAACCATCTGAGCCAATGGGTGATGTGGAACCACGTCCGCACCGTCACCGCCATCGTGGCGATGGCCTGCTTTATCTTCGCACTGCTCTGA